In Crinalium epipsammum PCC 9333, the genomic window GGTAAGGCAACAGACCCCGTTAAGTATTTTGCTGATCCCGAAAATCGAGATTTAGGTATTATCAAACAGCAACGAAACCCCAATGTTAAGTTGATTGTCGCTCCTTTTCCCAATCTTCAACGAGGGTCTGACCAGTTTTTTTTCAACAATTCTCTGAAAGCCTCTTGACAAAACAGTTACAGGCTTAACTTGTCACCAATGGGCTTTACCTACTAACCAACCTTAGTTTGACTCGGTACACATCAGGTGTGAGTAATTGGTAATTGGTGCTAGTTAAGAACTATTACCAATCAGGGATTACTCATTTCCCTTTATGTAACCTACAGATCTATACGTGCTATCAGCGAGGAATTCTAGCTGTGTCTGAGTTGAAACGCAGTCTAGCAGTGGTTATCGGGATCAATCAATATGATGTCAATAATGGCGTTCCAGCGCTTGAGACGGCTGTCCATGACGCGAAGGAACTTGCCTTCATTTTGGAGGATAAATACAAATACCAAGTTCTGCCACTGCTTGATACGGATGCAACTCAGTCTCGGCTCGATAGTTTGTTGGCAGCTTTTACACAGAAGATGCTGCTTTTACCAGATGGGAGTAAGGTGCAAATTGAACCGGATGATCGCGTTTTGTTCTATTTTGCAGGACATGGCATCGCTCTCGATGGACTTGACAATACAGAAGGCCCAGCAGGCTACCTTGTACCCCAAGATGCGAAACTTGATGATAGCAGTACCTTGTTGCCGATGCAGCAATTGCACGATGCTCTCGTTCAACTTCCTTGCCGTCATCTGTTGATTATCCTCGATTGTTGCTTTGCAGGAACCTTTCGCTGGGCAGGACTTCATAGAGATGCGGTGCGCTCGCAGAGAATGTATCGAGAACGCTATGAGCGCTTTACCTCTGGTTACGCCCAGCAGGTTATCACCTCTGCTGCTTATGACGAGAAAGCATTAGATTCCGTTTACCGTTTTGGACAACGAGGTAAAATAGAGGGTCATTCCCCTTTTGCTGACCTTCTGCTCAAGGCACTAAATGGAGTAGCAGATTTAACGAAAGACGGTGTACTCACTGCCACTGAACTTTATGTCTATCTCCACAGCGAGTTAGGAAAGCTAACCTCCAAACAAACCCCAGGATTGTGCCAACTTAAGCGGCACGATAAGGGAGAGTACATTTTCGTCAGTCCCGATTTTGCAGAAGAGAAATTACAAAAAGCACCTCTACTGGATGAAAAAAGTAACCCTTACCGAGGTTTAGAGTCGTTTGATGAAGCACACCAAGAGCTATTCTTTGGTAGACAACGAGTAATTAACGAGCTATACGCCCACTTGTCTAAACGGGAAAAGCCACCACTGACAGTTGTTTTGGGGGCTTCAGGTACAGGCAAGTCGAGTTTAGTTAAAGCTGGTTTGCTTCCCCGCTTGCGCGAAAAGCAGTGGCAAATTATCGAACCCTCGCGCCCTGGAAAGTCTCCCTTTGCAGCCCTTGCCAAAGCAGTCTTGCACGCTACCAACGCAAGCGCTAGAGATGATTTGAACTGCATCAATATGCTGAGTGAGAAGCTACAACAAGCACCGCAAACCTTCACTGAGATGGTGAGCTTGGGAAACAACTCCGAGCAAAAGTTGATTTTGGTAATTGACCAGTTTGAAGAACTAATTACTATGTGTCAGCCTGAGGAGCAGCAGCAGTTCCTGAGCTGGCTCAAAGCATTATTGGCTAATCATTCAAGAAGGTTAAACGTTGTCATTACTCTACGTTCTGATTTTGAGCCTCAGTTTTCGAGTGTGCTTTTGGAGCGCAGTGATTGGATGGCAGCGCGGTTTGTCGTGCCACTGATGACGCAGGATGATTTGCGGGAGGTCATTGAGAAGCCAGCCGCAGAAAAAGCGATGTATTTTGAGCCTCCCAAGCTAGTAGAGCGGCTGATTAATGATGTGGTGCAAATGCCGGGAGCGCTGCCACTACTTTCTTTTACCCTACGCGAGCTTTACCTTAAGTATTTGCAGCGTCGGGGTAATAATCGAGCAATGACCCAGGAGGACTACGAGGATTTGGGTGGGGTTATGGGTTCTCTTACTAAGAGAGCCACTGAAGAGTATGAGAAGTTGGCCAAGTTTGACCCAGCTAATGAACAAAGCGTGCGTCGGGTGATGCTGCGGATGGTTTCAGTAGAGGGAGGAGAGTCAGCACGGCGACGGGTACCTAAATCTGAATTGGTGTACCGACACGCAAAAGAGAATCAGCGGGTGCAACAGGTAATACAAGCTTTTTCTGAAGCCCGTTTAATCGTGGAAGGAACAAACTCTCAGGGCGAACCTTATATAGAGCCAGCGCATGATGCATTAGTTCGGGGGTGGGATAAGCTACAGCAGTGGAGAACTCAGGAACAAGCAAATCTACTTCTACAGCGCGAGCTGACGTCTGACGCTAACAAGTGGGCAACGAATAAAAAGCAAGCTGTTGGTATTCTCTGGGATGATGATCCCCGCCTGCCTCTAGTAGA contains:
- a CDS encoding nSTAND1 domain-containing NTPase, which codes for MSELKRSLAVVIGINQYDVNNGVPALETAVHDAKELAFILEDKYKYQVLPLLDTDATQSRLDSLLAAFTQKMLLLPDGSKVQIEPDDRVLFYFAGHGIALDGLDNTEGPAGYLVPQDAKLDDSSTLLPMQQLHDALVQLPCRHLLIILDCCFAGTFRWAGLHRDAVRSQRMYRERYERFTSGYAQQVITSAAYDEKALDSVYRFGQRGKIEGHSPFADLLLKALNGVADLTKDGVLTATELYVYLHSELGKLTSKQTPGLCQLKRHDKGEYIFVSPDFAEEKLQKAPLLDEKSNPYRGLESFDEAHQELFFGRQRVINELYAHLSKREKPPLTVVLGASGTGKSSLVKAGLLPRLREKQWQIIEPSRPGKSPFAALAKAVLHATNASARDDLNCINMLSEKLQQAPQTFTEMVSLGNNSEQKLILVIDQFEELITMCQPEEQQQFLSWLKALLANHSRRLNVVITLRSDFEPQFSSVLLERSDWMAARFVVPLMTQDDLREVIEKPAAEKAMYFEPPKLVERLINDVVQMPGALPLLSFTLRELYLKYLQRRGNNRAMTQEDYEDLGGVMGSLTKRATEEYEKLAKFDPANEQSVRRVMLRMVSVEGGESARRRVPKSELVYRHAKENQRVQQVIQAFSEARLIVEGTNSQGEPYIEPAHDALVRGWDKLQQWRTQEQANLLLQRELTSDANKWATNKKQAVGILWDDDPRLPLVEQVSDLDNGWLNFLELEFVEHSRLKRRKNRVGLSIAATGVIVFLMGFAFIQYIQNLDAQIRASSASAQAFSSSGQEFEALLESLKAAKTLKQLKWLRGASTDTQIQTIISLQKAVNGVRERNRLEGHTYSVNGASFSQDGKTIASASDDSTVKLWNLDGTLRKNLQQPGSRFNSVSFSPQGKVVASADWDKTVKLWSIDGTLLKTLKGHRYGVNSVSFSPDGKAIASASWDKTIKFWSLDGKELKTLKGHSDEVISVSFSSDGKTIASASQDKTVKLWNLDGKELKTLKGHSDGVNSVSFSSDGKTLTSASTDNTVKIWSLNGRKPTMFQDSSVQITTVSFSPDGQTIALVRDDGLVKLRHLQGRLLRPLEEYDDIIISVGFSPDGKTIASAENSIELSSDGRTIPSTKVKLRSINGTLLKTFKGHTNLVASVTFSPDGKLLASASNDKTVKLWNLDGKELATFRGHTNNVNSASFSSDSKLIASASKDNTIKVWLLNGKELKTFKGHTDRINSVSFSPDGKLLASASNDSTVRLWRFSSREPIILRGHSGWVKDVTFSPDGKVIASAGADNTVKLWSLNGRELKTLQGHSSTVLGVKFTFDGKTLISVSGDGTVIMWNLDLGDLQVQGCNWVHDYLKNNSNVSKSDRHLCNGIYTIN